Proteins from a single region of Belliella baltica DSM 15883:
- a CDS encoding cation diffusion facilitator family transporter: MNNNKAKWIKISFVISIILLLIKFYSYYLTNATSILTDALESIVNVVAASFASYSIYLSSQPKDDNHPYGHGKIEFFSAGIEGALIMVAGFFIIYQAVYNFFIPHELNMLLEGMALIGFTGLVNGILGLKLKSEGRKLNSLTLEASGKHLLTDTITSFVLILGVAIIYFTDLIVLDSILSILFSSYIIYSGYLLVRKSVAGLMDETNPEALKETVEILNKERKDCWIDIHNMRVQQYGGDRHIDLHLTLPYYYELQQVHDEVEIVEEALENRFDGAIEVFVHADPCIPEKCCHYCQLKTCQVRKFSQKSKILWKASNMTKNQKHYHDLADNL; the protein is encoded by the coding sequence GTGAACAACAATAAAGCCAAGTGGATTAAAATTTCTTTTGTAATAAGTATAATTTTATTGTTGATAAAATTTTATTCTTATTATTTAACGAATGCTACTTCCATTCTTACAGATGCTTTAGAGAGTATAGTGAATGTGGTAGCCGCTAGTTTTGCCTCATATAGCATCTATCTTAGTTCACAGCCAAAGGATGATAATCATCCTTACGGACATGGTAAGATCGAGTTTTTTAGTGCAGGAATTGAAGGTGCGTTGATTATGGTAGCTGGTTTTTTTATTATCTATCAGGCAGTGTATAATTTTTTCATTCCGCATGAACTAAATATGTTATTGGAAGGGATGGCATTGATAGGTTTCACAGGTTTAGTAAATGGTATTTTAGGCCTGAAGCTGAAAAGTGAGGGTAGAAAATTGAATAGTCTAACTCTTGAGGCAAGTGGCAAACATTTACTAACTGACACCATTACGAGTTTTGTTTTAATTTTAGGTGTAGCAATTATTTATTTTACTGATTTAATTGTTCTTGACTCTATTCTCTCTATTCTATTTTCATCTTACATCATTTATTCAGGATATTTATTAGTTAGAAAATCAGTGGCAGGATTGATGGACGAGACTAATCCGGAAGCTTTAAAAGAAACTGTTGAAATTTTAAATAAAGAAAGAAAGGATTGCTGGATTGACATTCATAATATGAGAGTTCAGCAATATGGTGGAGATAGACATATTGATCTACACCTTACCTTGCCCTATTACTACGAACTTCAGCAAGTTCATGACGAAGTAGAAATAGTAGAAGAGGCGCTAGAAAATCGATTTGACGGAGCTATTGAAGTTTTTGTGCATGCAGATCCATGTATCCCTGAAAAGTGCTGTCATTATTGTCAACTTAAGACATGCCAAGTAAGAAAGTTTAGTCAAAAATCAAAAATACTATGGAAAGCTAGCAACATGACTAAAAATCAAAAACATTATCATGATTTGGCAGATAATTTATAA
- a CDS encoding M3 family metallopeptidase, producing the protein MTNPLLETFKTPFETAPFDQIKTRHFLPAIKEAIQIAKSEIDLIKSQALPDFQNTIEALDNAGAKLNFISSIFFNLNAAETNEEIQVLAREISPLLTAHGNDILLDEELFDRINQVYSQKDHLNLSEEQATLLDKTYKSFVRNGAKLNEEEKLKLRSIDHELSQLSLKFGENVLEETNKYQLVVENESQLNGLPDSIKEAAAQLADEKGLEGKWVFTLAFPSYLPFMTYASDRSLRKELFIAYNTKASKGDSLDNKQYIIDMLKLKSERAKLLGYQSHADFVLEERMAKNGPAVLLFLNNLLEKAKPKAIEDVKEVEAFAKAQDGIERLEKWDFAYYSEQLKKQKYEVDDELLRPYFKLENAIEGVFKTAEKLFGIKFKENKEIPVYHSEVSAYEVTDQEGNHISVFYADFFPRAGKRNGAWMTSYRGQKMINGIDQRPHVSIVCNFTKPTKTKPSLLTFNEVTTLFHEFGHALHGMLAKGKYESLSGTSVYWDFVELPSQIFENWCYEKSCLDLFAKHYETGESIPADLIEKIKKAANFQQGYQTVRQISFGLLDMAFHSTDPNLIEDVRAFEKNQMKAIELLPEVEETLMSTSFSHIFQGGYAAGYYSYKWAEVLDADAFELFLEKGIFDQETAHSFKENILSAGGRAHPSILYKRFRGREPKPDALLKRAGLI; encoded by the coding sequence ATGACTAATCCTTTATTGGAAACATTCAAAACCCCATTCGAAACAGCCCCATTTGATCAAATTAAAACAAGGCATTTTTTACCAGCTATCAAAGAAGCTATTCAAATTGCCAAATCAGAAATTGACCTAATTAAGAGTCAAGCTTTACCAGATTTCCAAAACACGATTGAAGCTTTAGATAATGCTGGTGCTAAATTGAATTTTATTTCCTCGATCTTTTTCAATCTGAATGCTGCCGAAACAAATGAAGAAATTCAAGTTTTGGCACGTGAGATTTCTCCCCTCTTGACAGCACATGGAAATGATATTTTACTGGACGAGGAGCTTTTTGATAGGATCAATCAAGTATATTCCCAAAAAGACCATCTTAATTTATCTGAGGAGCAGGCTACACTTTTAGATAAAACTTATAAATCTTTTGTGAGAAATGGTGCAAAACTTAACGAAGAGGAAAAACTCAAACTTCGAAGTATAGATCATGAGCTCTCTCAGTTAAGCTTGAAGTTTGGTGAAAATGTCTTAGAAGAAACCAACAAATATCAACTTGTAGTTGAAAATGAAAGTCAGCTGAACGGCTTACCTGACTCAATTAAAGAAGCAGCAGCTCAACTTGCCGATGAAAAAGGGTTAGAAGGAAAGTGGGTTTTCACTTTGGCTTTCCCGAGTTACCTGCCTTTTATGACATACGCATCTGATAGATCCCTGCGTAAAGAGCTTTTCATAGCTTATAATACCAAAGCTTCAAAAGGTGACAGTTTAGACAATAAACAATACATCATCGACATGCTCAAACTAAAATCAGAAAGAGCAAAACTACTGGGTTATCAAAGTCATGCTGATTTTGTATTGGAAGAAAGAATGGCAAAAAATGGACCTGCAGTACTTTTATTTTTGAATAACCTCTTAGAAAAAGCAAAGCCAAAGGCAATTGAAGATGTAAAAGAGGTAGAAGCTTTTGCAAAAGCGCAAGACGGAATTGAAAGATTAGAAAAATGGGATTTTGCCTATTACTCCGAACAACTTAAAAAACAAAAATACGAGGTCGATGATGAGTTACTAAGGCCTTATTTCAAACTAGAAAATGCTATCGAAGGTGTATTCAAGACTGCGGAAAAACTCTTCGGAATAAAGTTTAAAGAAAATAAAGAGATTCCAGTTTATCATTCAGAAGTAAGCGCCTATGAAGTGACCGACCAAGAAGGAAATCATATTTCTGTCTTTTATGCAGATTTTTTCCCAAGAGCAGGAAAGCGAAATGGAGCTTGGATGACGAGCTATAGAGGTCAAAAAATGATCAATGGAATAGATCAAAGACCTCACGTCTCAATTGTATGTAATTTCACCAAACCCACTAAAACCAAGCCTTCTTTATTGACCTTTAATGAAGTTACAACCTTGTTCCATGAATTTGGACATGCGCTTCATGGCATGCTTGCCAAAGGCAAATACGAATCCTTGTCTGGAACAAGTGTGTATTGGGATTTTGTAGAGTTGCCCTCGCAGATATTTGAAAACTGGTGTTATGAAAAATCATGTTTGGATTTATTTGCCAAACATTACGAAACTGGGGAAAGTATTCCGGCGGATTTAATAGAAAAAATCAAAAAAGCAGCAAACTTTCAGCAAGGTTATCAAACTGTAAGACAAATTAGTTTCGGATTATTAGATATGGCATTTCATAGTACTGATCCGAATTTAATTGAGGATGTAAGAGCATTTGAGAAAAATCAAATGAAAGCCATAGAACTCCTTCCAGAAGTTGAAGAGACCTTGATGAGTACTTCTTTTTCTCATATTTTCCAAGGTGGCTATGCCGCTGGATATTATAGTTACAAATGGGCCGAAGTACTAGATGCGGATGCTTTTGAATTATTCTTAGAAAAGGGAATTTTTGATCAAGAAACTGCTCATTCTTTTAAAGAAAATATTCTTTCTGCCGGAGGAAGGGCACATCCATCCATATTGTACAAAAGATTTCGTGGAAGAGAACCAAAACCTGATGCTCTACTCAAAAGAGCAGGATTGATATAG